From Hirundo rustica isolate bHirRus1 chromosome 1, bHirRus1.pri.v3, whole genome shotgun sequence, a single genomic window includes:
- the MRS2 gene encoding magnesium transporter MRS2 homolog, mitochondrial, translating into MLRGAALLPRALGAGGSCCCAARGWAGAAGGGSRPRAVPGLPPGRAWDPSAAVAAVPPGARGLHWAGKFYQHAPTETSQATLASVSPVFAVMKFDKEGNTTYFEKKKTELYQELGLQARDLRFQHVMSIATRNNRIIMRMEFLKAVITPEFLLILDYRNLSLEHWLLNELASQLAGEGQLVTYSLPFEFRAIEAILQYWISKLQGRLNTLQPQILETLEALVDPKLLSVDRSKLHILLQNGKSLSELETDVKVFKETILEILDEEEVIEELCLSKWTDPQVFEESTSGIDHAEEMELLLENYYRQAEDLLNEARELRVLIDDSESIIFINLDSHRNVMMRLNLQLTMGTFSVSLFGLIGVAFGMNLESSLEEDPRIFWLVTGIMFLGSGLIWRRLLSFLGRHLDPPLPPHVPAVLKKSQPAAGRVEIKTSLKGETFGLSRSTLTNQ; encoded by the exons ATGCTGCGCGGGGCCGCGCTGCTCCCCCGCGCCCTGGGCGCTggcggctcctgctgctgcgCGGCCCGCGGCTGGGCGGGAGCGGCAGGCGGCGGCTCCCGCCCGCGGGCAGTCCCGGGGCTGCCACCGGGCCGCGCCTGGGACCCGTCCGCGGCCGTGGCGGCGGTGCCGCCGGGCGCCCGCGGGCTGCACTGGGCCG GTAAATTTTACCAGCATGCCCCCACTGAGACCTCCCAAGCCACCCTAGCCAGCGTGTCTCCTGTTTTTGCCGTG ATGAAGTTTGACAAAGAGGGAAATACTACCTATTTTG aaaagaagaaaacagaattgtACCAGGAGTTGGGTCTTCAAGCTCGAGATCTGAGATTTCAACATGTGATGAGCATTGCAACCAGGAACAATAGGATCATCATGAGAATGGAG TTCTTGAAGGCTGTCATAACACCAGAGTTTCTTCTGATACTAGATTATCGTAATTTAAGTCTGGAACACTGGCTTCTCAATGAACTAGCATCTCAGCTGGCTGGGGAAGGTCAACTAGTCACATATTCCCTGCCCTTTGAATTCCGAGCCATCGAAGCAATCCTGCAGTACTGG ATCAGCAAACTGCAGGGAAGACTTAACACTTTGCAGCCTCAGATCCTTGAGACACTGGAAGCCCTAGTGGATCCCAAGCTTTTATCTGTGGATAGGAGTAAACTACACATTCTCCTGCAAAATGGCAAGAG CTTGTCAGAACTGGAAACAGATGTTAAAGTTTTCAAAGAAACGATTCTGGAGATCTTGGATGAAGAAGAAGTAATAGAAGAACTCTGTCTGTCTAAATGGACTGATCCACAAGTATT TGAGGAGAGTACGTCTGGGATTGATCATGCAGAGgaaatggagctgctgttggagaATTATTACAGACAAGCAGAAGATCTCTTAAATGAAGCTCGTGAACTCAGAGTACTGATTGATGACTCAGAAAGCATCATCTTTATCAACCTGGACAG CCACCGTAATGTGATGATGAGGCTGAACTTGCAGCTGACCATGGGaactttctctgtctctctctttggACTCATAGGGGTTGCATTTGGTATGAACTTGGAGTCATCTCTTGAAGAG GACCCCAGGATATTTTGGTTGGTGACAGGGATTATGTTTCTGGGAAGTGGTCTGATCTGGCGGCGCTTACTTTCCTTCCTTGGGCGGCACCTGGATCCTCCGCTACCTCCTCAT GTTCCTGCAGTTTTGAAAAAATCCCAACCGGCAGCTGGAAGAGTGGAGATAAAGACCAGCCTTAAAGGAGAAACATTTGGGCTGAGCAGAAGCACATTAACAAACCAGTAG